In Candidatus Dormiibacterota bacterium, the following are encoded in one genomic region:
- the pdxH gene encoding pyridoxamine 5'-phosphate oxidase yields MRIAHEQVLGSTPMTGVTASDPDPRRTDFDVGGFAADPLDQFRVWMADAIGAGAKEPNAMALATVGADGMPDVRMVLLNAIDDRGFTFFTNVESAKAEQLGQTPHAALTFWWYETWRQVRVRGGVERLDDTTAAAYFATRPREAQVGAWASRQSRSLVSREALEEQVQRVGERFAGVEVPKPPHWGGYRVVAAEVEFWQGRSGRLHDRLLYRSERGSWMRSRLQP; encoded by the coding sequence ATGAGGATCGCACATGAACAGGTGCTGGGCTCCACTCCGATGACCGGCGTGACGGCCTCCGACCCCGACCCCAGACGTACTGACTTCGACGTCGGAGGATTCGCCGCCGACCCGCTCGACCAGTTCCGTGTCTGGATGGCAGACGCGATCGGCGCTGGCGCGAAGGAGCCCAACGCCATGGCGCTGGCGACCGTCGGCGCCGACGGGATGCCGGACGTGCGCATGGTCCTTCTCAACGCCATCGACGACCGCGGCTTCACCTTCTTCACCAACGTCGAGAGTGCGAAGGCGGAGCAGCTCGGCCAGACGCCTCACGCGGCCCTCACGTTCTGGTGGTACGAGACCTGGCGGCAGGTTCGCGTTCGCGGCGGGGTGGAGCGCCTCGACGACACCACCGCGGCGGCCTACTTCGCCACCAGGCCGCGCGAAGCGCAGGTCGGAGCGTGGGCCTCGCGGCAGAGCCGCTCGCTGGTCTCGCGCGAGGCGCTCGAGGAGCAGGTGCAGCGAGTCGGCGAGCGCTTCGCCGGCGTTGAGGTGCCGAAGCCGCCGCACTGGGGCGGCTACCGCGTGGTCGCCGCTGAGGTCGAGTTCTGGCAGGGCCGCAGCGGAAGGCTGCACGACCGGCTCCTGTACCGGAGCGAGCGGGGCTCGTGGATGCGGTCGCGCCTCCAGCCCTGA